The Capsicum annuum cultivar UCD-10X-F1 chromosome 3, UCD10Xv1.1, whole genome shotgun sequence genomic sequence AAGGGGAAACTGACAATGATGTTACATATCGTATTGGAGCGGGTGGATAAAATGGAGGCTTGCATCAAGTGTCTTGTGTGATAGAATGTGCACCAAAACTTAAAATTAGAAAGTGGTTGTTAGAACAACTATGTCGTATGAGGAGTATTAGTTGGCCAAGAACTCACACATCACGTATAAAAGATAGAAGTAACGAGAATGAGGATGTAGAGATGAATGTGTGAACATATTAAGAGAGATATGATTAGGAATGAAGACACTCAGAATAAGGTAAAAATGGCCTCTTTGGTGGACAAGATGACGGAAATGAAGTTGaaatggttcgggcatgtgaagAGGAGATGGACAGATGCGCAGTAAGGAGGTAAGAAAGGTTAGTCACAGTGGATTTGAAGAGAGGATGAATAAACAGAAGAATTACGGAGAGGTGATCCaccctagatagaaagatagGGAGATcaaggattagggtagaaggttagtaggttgTTGATCGTTGTCCAGTTCTCCTTGTCAGGATAATGACTATTATTCCCCCATTATCTTATTCTTAGATTGTTATTATTACTTATTGTTTTCTTTGCTTCGGTTACCATATTATTTGTTGTAGCTATTGTTCTACTCTCCATGATTTTCAGCATGACTTCTTCATTATTATATTTCCTTTGCATACCTGAGTCTAGGGTTTATTGCAAACCATCAACCGTATTATTTGTTGTAGCTATTGTTCTTCTCTCCATGATTTTCAGCATGACTTCTTCATTATTATATTTCCTTTGCATACCTGAGTCTAGGGTTTATTGCAAACCGTCTCTCTCCCTTCAAGGTAGGgataaggtctgcatacacaTTATCCTACTCATGGGATTACAAGGGGTATGTTGGTGTTGACTCTTGCTCACTAttactaaaattttgatttgaactGCCATAAAGAAGAATGTTGAGTATACATACTTCAAGGGAAAAATTAAAGCCTTGCTTAGCGGTGAATTAGGTTCCTCCGTGGAAAATGTGTTTCGAGTCTTTAGGAATCACAATTTTTAGGTATTTGACTTGTCgattaaaaaaaattgggagCCACAGCAAATCAATACCCGGGGAGACAGATGCCAATAGACAGGAAAGAAAGCAAAAGCAAAAACAAATTAATAATTGTGCATTGGGTATGCATTACGAAGCACTTCGAAAAATAACTTCTGCAATCATGATATTTAGAACTAAAATCGTTTTTACTATTGCATTATTCTTCATCATCGCCGATTCCCTTCCCtccttttaaattcttttttttattctactcCGCAATTGCATAGTGTACATATTTTGAATGGTTTTAGAACTTGAGGGATGATTGTGGTCTATTGTAAAGTGTAATActaccaaaaaattattttagcaCTCCAATAAAGAATAATGTCACGTGCAATATAACCAAAGTAACTTCCCTCATCCTAGAAGTATAGTTGAATAAGTCGCAGGACTCACCTCACCACTATCATAGTTGGGATCATTTTTATCAAGATGAGATTCACCATCAGTATCGAGCAGTTTTCCCCAAGTGCCTTTACCACCAGCACCATCTGTTTCTCGCCATCAAATAAAGGGAAGCCTTCAGTATATgaaccaaaaaaaggaaaaaaaggaaaaaaagccTACAATCAGTTTGCCTCTGCATTCCAGAACACTGATAAAGTATGAAAGAGAGATGGATGCCGTTAACCAGTTTTCAGGCTTCTATTGTTGTAATATCAATAGGGAAGGATCCAGGCGGATGAGGCAAGACAAGGAGGATTACCAAAGCCTAGGCTAGTACTTCTCACATGCCAATAAACATGTGAAAGAGAGAGATTGGGAAAGAGATGGAGAACCTAATGTTAGAAAAATGCTTGGACTATCTCTCATGTACACTCCCGCCAAGGATGTCTTCTGATAAAATTTAGCCCCTATTAGTTAGATTTTTGTGTGACGAACATGAACAGTAGGCATCAACAGAACACACTGCTCACACATAAAAGGGTGTCCCCGCCCCCAGCCCCCCAAAAGTATAAACACTCTGTCTGCCCTACTTTATCTCAACACCATTTGCCTCGGCAAAGGTGATAGAGCTCTACCGCCCTTCCCCCCTTGTGTTCCGGGTATTCCACCTGTTTACAAGTGATCAACTTGATATGCgtattatattatattagtaataaaagaaaatgttgGAGGACTAACTGAAAACTTAACAAGATAAGGAAAACATCACCTCATGTTCTAAAAGTGACTTGTCAAATGAATTAAAATCCTTGAAACTCGTGAAAAAGCTTATGTGAACATTATTGCTAGTGTAATGGTGTCAAAATACAATGGAGATGTTTTGAGCTCCGCCAAACAAGAAAAATTACTCAGTATTTTTAAAAGCttgcttgaatttgaaatttgatctcCAAGTAATTTTCCACTTCATGGATTTGGGCCACACTCTTGAGCAAACGAGTACTCTCCTAGATTATTGATATAGTGTGGAGTACAATATAGGTGTTTACCGGGAACATAGGCAGAACGGAGCATGAGTTCAACTGAACTCGTACAATATACATGCTTACGGGAACATAGGCAGAATGGATCATGAATTCAACTGAAGCCAGCATTTTTTCACATGAAATGAAAATATGCACTATGTGGAAAGTACTGAAATTTCAACAACAATTAGATTTGAGCCCATAGTTTTAAAAATGTAATGGACTAAGTGGTAAAACCTTACAAGTTATTCgaacttacaacaacaacaacaacaaacccagtgtattcccacttagtggggtctggggggggtaagatgtacgcagtccatacctctacctctgatgaaaaGTTATTCGAACTTATCAATTTAAAATCCTTAATCAAACTCTTAAGGGGAACTCTTGGAGTATTCACGCGAGACGAAAAACAAGAACTGCTTTAAGTACAATACTCTGCATCGTGGCCTCGTTCTAGCAAGAGGCATCAAGAAACTCTATCCACTGAGGATAGTTTCAAAAAGGCATTTATAATGGCATTTCTATTTCGATTACTCATTGTAACCTTAAATCAGTTAAGACACTTAAAACTTCTTTCATCTTAAGCGCAATAATAAGCGCCAGTACGTAGTCTCTTGACTCGGTAATAAAAGATAGTCCATCATAATTCAGAGTAAGAAATTCAATACATATACTTAAAAGGAACTATAATATAGTCACGATTGATTCAGCCAAAAAGTAATACTCACCCTTCTTAACCCGGATATGTTTCCCTGAATGTGAACGCCGTACATGTCTCACAGCAATCCCAGCCGTTGATGCCTTCCCACCGCCTGGTGCCTTCACATGATGTTCTGATAAAAGAAATGAGGAGGATGATTTGGCACCTGGAGATTTCAGCGTAGGTGACTTCGGAGAAGATGACAAAACCTCCACATTTTGCGGAGCAATATCCAGCATCTCCCTCTGTTGTTCAGTCAGAAATCCCTCACTTGACTCCATTTCACAAAACCTACACACAATCAAATCATCAATTCTCCCGCTTAACAAAAAGCACACAACTATTTACTCCCTCAGTTTCAATTCCTTTCAACTATTTCGATTTTATACGGAgttctaagaaaataaaatatacctttGAATATGTCAAATGAATCAAAATTTCCTTAATCTTGTCGTATTGAACATTTCGGGCACGTTTGGTTAGAAAACAAGTTATCCGAGATGACTAATTTTcccagtattattattattccaccTTCAATGCCacataaaaataacactacaacTATAACTAATCAGGTATCCCGCAATGTTATCGGGataaaattctttttgaaataaactaaaaagaaaagtaggccAAACAAATtgagtatttatttattttttacctcTCTGAGTATAGGGAATGAATTCCTCTGTTCTTGGCTCGGATGGTGAGCCAAGAGAGAGGATACAAAAATCGAGAATTCGATCGATCGTCCTCAAGAAAAGCTCCAGTAAAACCCTAAATTGATGAAGCACAAAGGGAAGAATTATGTGTGTAAATTATATAGTATATGAATGGGATGTTTTGTAATTTTGTATGTATAGGTTTATCTGTGGATTTATGGATTGAGATTTGATTGTTgacaaattaattaattaaaaaaaaaggagtgAGAGAGTTGAAATGGATGAGAATGTAGACTATAAATAGAAGGGACTAGCTAGACTATGATTAAAGGTACACGTCAGCAAGTACAATGATTCTATCCACGTGGCTTCTTCTCGTTTAAGCTGAGGTTATTTTAATTTGTGGAGCTCCACTTTAAGGTTTGGCTGCtgttattaattaaaaaagaaagaaaaggttaAAGGTTTTGCTACCGAAAATTTATACTGATGCTGTCACTTGCAGACAAATAGCTTACGTGCTTAACTTGTTAACACTTTGTTGCAGAGAGGGGTTGTTTAAATGATACTACTTCCTCCTTACATCTTTACTTTTTCGATATAATTTACTTATCCAgtctaaaaatttaaaagtaatttagtatctttttatatttattagtacTTTGTAtcacctatttttattattaaatattttttaaaatattaaatttatctaatgtgataaaattatttttttatttattatttttaagaaatgtATCAATTCAAATATGAACACATAAAGATGAATGAGGAGTAATTCTTTTTCAACATTAGTAAAGTATTTAAAGTTTTTGAAAGTAAGAATAAAGAGTTGTTGCCCCAGTAACGAGATTAATGTGTGCTTTATGTTAAGTCTGACAATAACTCTCAGCGATAGCTTATCGATGATCCGTGTTCTCTCTCACGCCTTACTGAACTCAAATACTCAATTATGTATATTATGGAAACACTATCAATTCTAGATTCGAGCTCTCTACGCTCTCTAATCTTAGCATatgatcatccaacctatcaaatcaaaatccataattcTCTTCAGTTCTACTAAAGCAATTCCCTTTTATCTAGTCTTCAACAATATAGACCATGAAGTCGTATTAGCCTTTAGCGCCCTTGATTAAACCAGAGATCTCAAGTCTAGAGTACTAATAGACTAAAACTGCTTGTCACCCTTGCACAAGCTCTAGATCTTCCAATCTTCACTCTGTTTTTCGCCTTTCCCCGTCTACCCTACAGTCTACACCTAGAACATTCGTCTTCAAATAACCGACTGAAACAAAGAAAGCTTTGTGGTCGTTTCACCTGCGCGAATGGCATAATGCAAGTCAATAATGTAGATTTgacctaaaacaaaaaaaaatttaaacttcagCAAGCACAGGATTAAGTAACTGATCTGTACTAACAACATTCTAAATAACAGCAAAAGATTAAGGTAATGCAGTTTGCGTTCACCACTACAGCAGGGGAACACGAGCGCCCTAACTTTTACATCAACATCCATCATTTTAAAAACTTCAAATGAAAGAGGACTCTAAAGGGATTGGGGCAGTCACTGTCCATCTACTCCCCAAGTAAAAGGGCACGAGCTACACTAAAGAGAAGGCAACAACGAACACACAGAGATGAAACAAACTAATGTATATGAATCTACTCATCAAGATGCATCCGGAAACCCAAAGGATGGTAACAGCCAGCCTCTTTCTTTGGCGTGCTCCACATAAAACATGAATTTGTTCTTTGCATTCGGAATGTCAAGAGCCAGATCATCAAGCCCATCCTTGATCCTGCCAAAGCCTTTAGTCATCTGGTTGATGGTGATAAGCCCCTCGTTAAAGCACTCTTGCAGTAAATCCAGCATCCTATCATTCTTCTTCTCCATTGCCATAACCAAAGCTTTCTTCACTACCTCGTGATTGAAGAATGACATCCCCATATCTCGTATGCATTGGCAAGCTTCACTGATAACACCACCACTTTCAAATTCCTCAAGAAGCTTTTGTATCTTATCTTTTGCATCTTCCACAGCCCAGCCAGTCCCACCACCCCAACACCTCAGGATCCTTTCTCCGGCATGGCGTGCAGATAGAAGTGATTGAGCCATAGAGACAGTCTCGCAACCGCTCCTGCAATTTGGTGGCAACCTGTTCGTTATCTCCTCCAAATTCAGTGGAGCAAGGACGTCATCTATTACAGCCCTAGCAACGAAAAGAGCAAGTTCATTGGAAGCATCTAAAATGTCAAGTGCTGTATCTTCTGCGGATTCCAGTAGCATCACAAATCCATTGACTATGTCTTCAGTAGAAAAAATCTCAATATGAAGTGCAGAAAGCAAAACAGATGCCATTTCCTTTTCCTTGTTTTTCCTGTCCATGGCAAGGGTAATCAGCTTCTTCAGGAAAATGGGATTATACTCAGGTGCCCCCAAATCTTCCAAACTCCGGATAAGCTCCGGAATGTCATCTGAGAGGAAATATTCATGGATTATGTTAacgattttttttttgtactgcTTCACTTTTTCATCATCTGGACCATTTGCTTGCCCATCTTCACCTGAGGCTTTCAAGAAAGATGCATCAAGCCAACCCTCGGCAATTGCCCGAGGAACAATCGACTGGAACAATGTTTTTGCAGAAGGAATATCAAGGGAAAGGTCATCAATACTCTCAGCTAACCTAGAAAATCCCTTCACCATTTGACTGGAACTTATTAGACCCTCTTCTGAAGACTCCTTTAGAAGTTTCAGAATAAGTGGTTCGGCAGACGGCATCTCCATGGCTAAAACTAAAGCTCTCTTGACAACTTCATGATAGAAAAAAGAAACTTCCAATTTTCTTATGCACCTACAGGCCTCAACAGTGTCTCCACTCTCAACATACTCCTTCAATAGATCAGCAATTCTTTTCTTGACTTCCTCAACAGTGAAATGGGTGCTGCCACCCCAGCGCCTTTCAACAAGTTCTGCATGGTGTGGAGCTGAGAGATAGCTCTTCTCAGCAGTTTGCAGCACCTGTATCCCCTTGGAGGTTTCTGGGAGCATCTTTCTAGCTCTTGCGATAAAAGCAGGTGGAAGAATGTCATCGACCACAGCCCGTGCAATGAATAAAGCAAGGATATCAACAGTATCTGGTATGTCCACTGCAAAGTCATCAGCAGACTCCACAAGCATGAAGAATCCCTGACTGATCTGGGTAGGGTTTATAACATCAACATAAAGTGAAGAAAGAAGAACAGAAGCCATTTCCTTCTCCTTATCGTGCCTATCCATTGACATAGAAACAAGCCTCTTAACAAAATACGGGTGATACTCGGTTGAACCTAATTCCTTGAGATCAGACGTAGCCACTTCAACGTCACCAGTGGTGAAGTATTCCTCAATAATTGAAGCTACGGATTTCTTGTAGTCATCTAATGGATCAGAGACGGCAGTTCCAACAAGCTCATACGGCTCCTGTTTAATTACAGTCAAGGAGGAGGAAgcaacaataatataataacgTTCATGAGAAGTACTGAGGCAATTCGCACAACACCAGTATATAAAACAGCACATAAATGAATCAATTGGTTCAGGAAAAAATGGAGTTAGCATATGGAAAATTGCAAATTTCCTTAACAAAGGTTATGTATTTTGTGTCCTCCCTTCCTTCATGTATCCTTGTAATACCAAGATTTACAGTCAAAATACAGTAGTTTTGTTAACAACCACTGCTTAACCATTAAATCTGATTAGATACAATATAAAGATAAATGTGGACTAGGACAAAGGACAATTGCGGACTTGGTGCTCCAGTAGGTTCCCTAGTGGAAAGGTTCATGTGTCGAGTCTTAGTactagaaagagaaaagaaaattgaGATTCATAACAAACTATTCGCTAAGGAGACAGATCTAAACTGACaggaaaggaaagaaagaaactAACCACGGTGTAAAGAATAGACATTAGACAACTAGGGAAAATAACTTTGCATTGCTTTCTGCAGAAATATACGATTGTTCTGAACCTTCACTTTTGACTCTTCCCTACACAATCGTGATATTTATATTGAACATTATTCTTCCTTTGCGTTGTTTCTTTCTCACCGATGATTTCCGTAGTCATTCTTTAAGTAGCCTTTTAATCCATTATAACCCACAATTTCGTAATGCAGGCATTATGGGAGCATTCTGGTATACTGTACAATGTTAAATTGTCAAAGAAtgaatttatttgatcaactatTCCAAAAGAGATATACATGATGAATGATAGTACCCAAAAAAAAGAACAATGTAACATGtaataaaaccaaatcaaaagttATTTTATCACCTAGGCCAGTATAGTTTCTGTAGGACTCACCTCACCACTATCATAGTTGGGATCATTCTTATCGATATGACATTCACCATCAGTATCCAACCATCTTCCCCAGGTGCCTTTACCGCCGGCTCCATCTGTTTTAAACCATAAAATGCAGGAAATCCTTTAGTATATGTgcagtgaaaaaaatgaaaaagaaaaaacatttatgAGCTGCGTGCTACTTGCAAATGAGAACACCGAATGCTATAtcagaaagaagaaagaaagtaaaattatATTATAGGAGATACACCTGAactgtataaaaaaaaaaaaaacatatgatGTAGATGCAACTAACTCTAATAAATGTAACTTCAGGATTTGATGGAAGCGGAAGCTAACCAAATCATACCCAAGatcaaaaccaaattaacatAACATACCCCCTGTATATTAGCACTGGTTTAGAGTTATCAATCATTTGATGCCTCATAATCAGCCTCTACACTTCAACTTCTAATTAGTCCAAAAAAAGCTGGGCATTTACCTGTTGGCTTTTATCTACAAACGACCATTGGATTTTCACAGCTCATAAGCTGATATACTTGTCAGACTAATCTTTACGACTTATCAAAATGCAGAGAGACCTACCGAATACTTCTTCCTGAAAACACTCGGTGTGCAGGGCATACCTATTTAAGCTATAACAACTATGAGGGTGTTGGATTGTCTTATTTTGAGGTGCTTTTGGCTTTTAAGCACTTTCTAAATTTTGGAGGTGCTTGGCAAAGACACAtagtgcttttaagcactttaCTTTAGGCTTAAAAAGTCCCCCAAAAAAGGCCAAAAGCCAAAAGTTGGTTTTAGCTTATATAAGTCACTTGAAAAAGTTAATCCAAACACCCTCATATCATCTTAAATATGTTTGAATGATTTGCACAGACTGTGTCACTAAAATTGTATGTAGCCCAACAGCAGTAGCATTGACATCAAAATACGGAGCCACCAGATTCACAGGGATATCAAGACACATctaattaaaaattctaaaactaacAACGACTCAGCAGTGAAGTATACATTGAATATTTTAGAGAATGATGTAAATGGAGGAGTCCCGCAGTAAATATGTCTAAACTTAAAGGTTGGAAGAGTTACTCTAGACATATTTCATTTATCATCCAGCCCCTCTACAGACTCTGTAgactttaccctcctcagaccccattttgtgggaatatactgatatgttgttgttgttgttgttttatgacAAAACACCCACTCAAAGAAAAGTATGGCAACTTTCTTTAACAGGAAATATATACGCAAATAAGAAACAAGATTTACTTAACATTTTCCTTTTCTAACAAAATACCTAAGAAAAGACCTAacctatatatatacacttacCAGGAACTCTTGGAGCAGCAAAATAATATAAGAAAGAACCCATGTTTATACATAGTCCTTGGTGCTACTGCTGGTGACGTACGCAGGATTTTTCATAAGCAGTGTCAcattttaaatagaaaaaataaataagataataaaacatcatatagtaaaggaagaaaatacaaataaaacacaatttacatatattattactaactgttttttttaaaaaaaatatatccaaaataaaataacctCAAAAAAGTGATATAAAAAACTTTCTCATATAGGGTAGCAAACTATTACTAAACAAGTGATAATTCATTTGATTTTGCAAATCGTTCTTAATCAGTATCATTAGCGAGAAAGAAGATGAGAgcaaggaaaaaaggaaaaagaaaaacatcGAATAACAACTAATTATGGAATAAGCCGCATCCTTCTCAATAAATCCATTCATTTGATTCTGCAATCGTTCTTAATCAATATCATTTGCAAGAAAGAAGAtgaaagggaaagaaaagaaaaacatagcATAAGAACTAATTACGGAAGAGGCCACATCCTTCTCAATACATCCATTCACATTTGATTCAGCAAATCGTTCTTAATCAATATCATTGGCGAGAAAGAAGatcaaaggaaagaaaaaaggaaaagaccTACTAATTAGGAAGAAGCCAAATCCTTCTCAATACATCCAAATAGATTTCGTCGCCAAATTTTACTGATGCGACTTTTGGAGTAAATGGTTCAAGATTTGTTGTGTGTTAACTACAAGAGATCAGTGGTTCGAACCCGTATGGTGTATCATTTGTAGATTGAAGCGCAAAAGCTAACAGAAATAAATGTGCCCAAATATTTTATTGATACGATTTTGGAGTATTTGGTCCACATATTGTCAAGTTTTAACGACCAAGAGGTCAACAGTTCGAACCTATGGTGCATCATTTTTGTGGATTCAAGAGCAAGAACTACTATAATAAATGTGGCCACCATGATTTTACTGATATGATTTTGGAGTAATTGGTTCAACATTTTGTTGTGTGTTAACTACCAAGAGGCCAGCGGTTTGAACCAGGATAGTGTATCATATTGTGGATTGAAGCACAAAActtcaaaacaataataaatgtGGCCACTGCAATTAGAACTCGCGACATCTATATTGAAAACTAACATGCCTAACCATATGAGCTGTGTGGCTCCTAGTATCAAGGCGCGTCATTTTACTCAAAATACTCTTTTTGTTCTGTCtttcaattatatatacatgttcagtaaaaATTTCTGACTAAGCAGTGTCACGTGACACCGCTTGGCCTAAGTTAAACGTAAATCCACTCATGGCTACAACATTTCTtctgctttttgtctttttttgtcACTATTAAAGCCTACTACCCCTCACGTGATTGTTTCGAAAACTAAGAATAAACTATCATCATCTAGGAATTACATCAATCCACATTCAACGTGTGAAGTAAGTAAATATTATCCCACCATCACCCTCCAAGAAAGGGATCTATTAACATCTACCCGTGACGTGATTGTTTTAAAACTAAGAATAAACTAAGAACATCGATCCACATTCAACGCGTGATGTAAGTAAATATTAGCCCACCGTCACCCTCCAGAAGGGATCTATTGACACCTACCCCTGACGTGATTGTTTTAAAACTAAGAATAGACTAAGTTCATCTAGGAAGTACATCAATCCACATTCAATGTACGAAGCGCGTAACTATTTGCCCACCGCCACCCTACCGAAAGGGATTTACAACTTCATTATAAATTCAACTATTCAAACTGTATTAAAATCGCTTCAACAATATACAATTGCATAAAAGTAGGTCATAACTCAGAACCTGAAATACCAAATCAAAAAAACTCAAGAACAACTGCAATGTCATCATGGTTCAGCATAGATGATAAAACACTCACCCTTCTTAACACGTATATGCTTCCCTGAATGCGTCCTCCGCACATGTCTCACAGCAATCCCAGCATTGGACGCCTTTCCACCACCTGGTGCCTTCACGTGAT encodes the following:
- the LOC107862637 gene encoding MA3 DOMAIN-CONTAINING TRANSLATION REGULATORY FACTOR 1, whose amino-acid sequence is MASNEGFLTEGQREMLKTAPPPPNVEVLSSSPKSPTLKSPGAAAKSTSVLLAELAEHHVKAPGGGKASNAGIAVRHVRRTHSGKHIRVKKDGAGGKGTWGRWLDTDGECHIDKNDPNYDSGEEPYELVGTAVSDPLDDYKKSVASIIEEYFTTGDVEVATSDLKELGSTEYHPYFVKRLVSMSMDRHDKEKEMASVLLSSLYVDVINPTQISQGFFMLVESADDFAVDIPDTVDILALFIARAVVDDILPPAFIARARKMLPETSKGIQVLQTAEKSYLSAPHHAELVERRWGGSTHFTVEEVKKRIADLLKEYVESGDTVEACRCIRKLEVSFFYHEVVKRALVLAMEMPSAEPLILKLLKESSEEGLISSSQMVKGFSRLAESIDDLSLDIPSAKTLFQSIVPRAIAEGWLDASFLKASGEDGQANGPDDEKVKQYKKKIVNIIHEYFLSDDIPELIRSLEDLGAPEYNPIFLKKLITLAMDRKNKEKEMASVLLSALHIEIFSTEDIVNGFVMLLESAEDTALDILDASNELALFVARAVIDDVLAPLNLEEITNRLPPNCRSGCETVSMAQSLLSARHAGERILRCWGGGTGWAVEDAKDKIQKLLEEFESGGVISEACQCIRDMGMSFFNHEVVKKALVMAMEKKNDRMLDLLQECFNEGLITINQMTKGFGRIKDGLDDLALDIPNAKNKFMFYVEHAKERGWLLPSFGFPDAS